A genomic stretch from Bacillus sp. E(2018) includes:
- a CDS encoding PadR family transcriptional regulator: MDKELLKGSIEILLLSLLIDRDSYGYEMTRNLRILSNEEFSMNEGTLYPALKRLEKKECVTSYWKHGPDGNRRKYYSLTSTGRKILMEKRKDWKQINELMDKTLEGLL; encoded by the coding sequence ATGGATAAAGAACTATTGAAGGGAAGTATTGAAATTTTGCTTCTTTCACTATTAATAGATCGAGATAGTTACGGCTACGAAATGACTAGGAATTTACGGATATTAAGTAATGAAGAATTCTCCATGAACGAGGGAACCCTTTATCCTGCTCTAAAAAGATTAGAAAAAAAAGAATGTGTGACTTCTTATTGGAAACACGGACCTGATGGTAATCGGCGTAAATATTATTCTTTAACATCAACTGGACGAAAAATCCTAATGGAAAAGCGAAAAGATTGGAAACAAATTAATGAGCTTATGGATAAAACATTGGAGGGCTTATTATGA
- a CDS encoding permease prefix domain 1-containing protein: protein MKNLDKFIDVIVEGLPLEEKEDIREEMKQHLNDHMNELMIKGYTEQESLKIAIKTFGNEKKMNWEMKKAVYPFYKITRFLWNTVFVTFVFCLLSYFIMEHYNPGADNTAPLSSVLGGFFIILFIAGMAELVYEAIQLSQVKMKYIMNPWIFFFTPSIFIGGIMFLAYYQQPENYQNGLWIDLLVVPIGAFFYVIARQIYNQFFNRSI, encoded by the coding sequence ATGAAGAATTTAGATAAATTTATAGATGTAATCGTAGAAGGTCTACCGTTAGAAGAGAAAGAGGACATCCGGGAAGAGATGAAACAACACCTAAATGATCACATGAATGAGTTAATGATAAAAGGATACACAGAGCAAGAATCGTTAAAGATTGCTATAAAGACGTTTGGAAACGAGAAAAAAATGAATTGGGAAATGAAAAAAGCAGTCTATCCATTTTATAAGATTACACGTTTTCTATGGAACACCGTATTCGTTACCTTCGTCTTTTGTTTACTTTCATATTTTATCATGGAACATTACAACCCTGGAGCGGATAACACTGCACCTCTTTCCAGTGTATTAGGAGGTTTCTTTATCATTCTTTTTATAGCTGGGATGGCTGAATTGGTTTATGAGGCGATACAATTAAGCCAAGTGAAAATGAAATACATAATGAATCCTTGGATATTCTTTTTTACTCCCTCCATTTTTATCGGTGGCATAATGTTTTTAGCTTACTATCAGCAGCCAGAAAACTATCAAAATGGATTGTGGATTGATCTATTGGTAGTTCCAATTGGTGCCTTTTTCTACGTGATAGCCAGACAAATTTATAATCAATTTTTTAACCGATCTATCTAA